In Leptospiraceae bacterium, a genomic segment contains:
- a CDS encoding IS1182 family transposase, protein MNYIQGTSREQIVLYSECLDNVIKEDSPVRVIDAYVDNLDLKKLGFKIPKLETGKPPYNPHDLLKIYLYGYIERIRSSRKLEKECNRNQELRWLTKNLAPDFKTIADFRKNNKDGIKNIFKEFLFFCKKMNLLTLSIVGIDGTKLRAQNGQNNVFKRERIENIEQNIKSKIQEYLEELELNDISEANELNLKDGDEARDVLNKLKRLTKYNDKVKGIRELFENDPELQVYFANDTDSRFQSDKGKIRPGYNAQTAVDNTNKLIIANDVSQKSNDLEQMTPMIEKVQSIKEELKIENETNAVMDSGYFSEKEIMNNKDKSGINIIVPDTKSALDSNNKRECKSNPDKLPAKGYEIQDFVYDKERDIYVCPAGKELNRQNENPRQTSYGIYVNEYKCKECKDCFHRAKCTNSKTGRTIRVSINRETMDDFKKEMGNEENKKLIRKRKEIVEHPFGTIKRNLGFTYFIQKGIRSVQAEFSFICFAYNFKRVINILGIRAFIDAVNAK, encoded by the coding sequence ATGAATTATATACAAGGAACTTCTCGAGAACAGATAGTATTATACAGTGAATGTTTGGATAACGTCATAAAAGAAGATAGTCCGGTAAGGGTTATTGATGCCTATGTTGATAATCTCGATCTTAAAAAATTAGGTTTTAAAATTCCAAAGTTAGAAACAGGTAAACCACCATATAATCCACATGATTTACTAAAAATATATTTATACGGATATATAGAACGAATCCGAAGTAGCAGAAAATTAGAGAAGGAATGTAATAGAAACCAGGAACTTAGGTGGTTAACAAAGAATCTCGCCCCGGATTTTAAGACAATAGCTGATTTTCGAAAAAATAATAAAGATGGAATAAAAAATATCTTCAAAGAGTTTTTATTCTTTTGCAAGAAAATGAATCTACTAACTCTTTCAATAGTTGGAATTGATGGAACGAAGCTAAGAGCACAGAACGGACAAAATAATGTATTTAAAAGAGAGCGTATTGAAAATATCGAGCAAAATATAAAATCCAAAATACAGGAATATTTGGAGGAATTAGAATTGAATGATATTTCCGAAGCAAATGAACTAAATCTTAAAGATGGAGATGAAGCCAGGGATGTATTAAATAAACTAAAAAGACTAACGAAATACAATGATAAAGTGAAAGGGATTCGGGAATTATTTGAAAACGACCCGGAACTACAGGTCTATTTTGCTAACGACACAGATTCAAGATTTCAAAGTGACAAAGGAAAAATTCGTCCTGGATATAATGCCCAAACTGCAGTGGATAATACAAATAAGTTGATTATTGCAAATGATGTATCGCAAAAGTCAAATGACCTGGAACAAATGACTCCTATGATTGAAAAAGTCCAGTCGATAAAAGAAGAACTTAAAATAGAAAATGAGACAAATGCAGTAATGGATTCCGGATATTTTAGTGAAAAAGAAATAATGAATAATAAAGATAAATCGGGGATAAATATTATAGTACCAGATACCAAATCTGCACTGGATAGTAATAATAAGCGTGAATGTAAAAGTAATCCTGATAAACTTCCTGCAAAAGGATATGAAATCCAGGATTTTGTTTATGATAAAGAGCGGGATATATACGTATGTCCGGCAGGAAAAGAATTAAATAGACAAAATGAAAATCCAAGACAGACGTCATACGGGATTTATGTAAATGAGTATAAATGTAAGGAATGTAAAGATTGTTTTCATAGAGCAAAATGTACCAATAGTAAAACTGGACGAACTATTCGGGTCTCGATAAACCGAGAGACAATGGATGATTTTAAAAAAGAGATGGGGAACGAGGAAAATAAAAAGCTAATTCGTAAACGTAAGGAGATTGTGGAACACCCATTTGGCACTATAAAGAGAAATTTGGGGTTCACTTACTTTATACAAAAAGGAATTAGAAGCGTTCAGGCCGAATTTAGTTTCATATGTTTTGCTTATAATTTTAAAAGAGTCATAAATATTCTGGGAATAAGGGCTTTTATAGATGCTGTAAATGCAAAATAG